Proteins encoded by one window of Kribbella flavida DSM 17836:
- a CDS encoding alkaline phosphatase family protein: MVKPPEQVSGGRRRGPIWIDLRRTTRGLQAMLLGGLASLVSLVITFWTLPQISSDGTLPVLRLVVLLAVIGLLMRWLLAGLAILIGSVGVLVGGLLSQFGVVYLGVTLDPGVNLHGGVEAPLLVSVVMSSASAFVGWIAYAGSDDAYVAEVMRGVRRRARRIQPAPRTGLLIVQIDGLSAPLLNWMVMSGNLPHLGGWIRDGSHSMLGWHTGVPATTPASQAGILHGGSGQIPAFRWYEKETGRVMVTNRSRDAAEIEARISTGRGLLADGGVSISNNWSGDAPNSVLVFSRAALPTTRSRGYVRFFSSPQGAARGLVLSVGEMVKELHQARRQRRRQLVPRVNRGGSYIFLRAISNVLLRDLNVSLITDELVKGTPVIYCDFVDYDEVAHHAGPTRPESLQTLEGLDRVLGALQRIIDLLPHSYEIVVLSDHGQSQGSTFLQRYGRTLTQVVDELVDTTKHPVEATARSEGWGPVNAFLTELSLRRSVAGSVTRKALHGKASRGEVELGPRDCEPPVAPDEQMVVTASGNLALIYLATTPGRVPLEEIELLHPRLVPGLATHPGIGFLVVDTLAEGPVAIGRAGVHVLRSGRIEGVDPLAPYGPLAAASMLRQAEMPHNGDVVVVSRLDEFTDEVAAFEELVGCHGGIGGWQTEAVLVHPRRWVVEQAPVGSDAVHELLIGWLDQLGQRRRPETPTVDEPAEAGRVDSPKDASVEA, from the coding sequence TTGGTAAAACCACCTGAACAGGTCTCCGGCGGCCGGCGCCGGGGTCCGATCTGGATCGACCTGCGCCGCACCACCAGGGGTCTGCAGGCGATGCTGCTCGGCGGCCTGGCGTCGCTGGTCTCGCTGGTGATCACCTTCTGGACGTTGCCTCAGATCAGCAGCGACGGCACGCTGCCGGTGCTGCGCCTGGTCGTGCTGCTGGCCGTGATCGGGCTGCTGATGCGCTGGCTGCTGGCCGGGCTGGCCATCCTGATCGGCTCGGTCGGCGTCCTGGTCGGCGGCCTGCTGTCGCAGTTCGGGGTGGTCTACCTCGGCGTCACCCTCGACCCCGGCGTGAACCTGCACGGCGGGGTCGAGGCGCCGCTGCTGGTCTCGGTCGTGATGTCGTCGGCGAGCGCCTTCGTCGGCTGGATCGCGTACGCCGGCAGCGACGACGCGTACGTCGCGGAGGTGATGCGCGGGGTCCGCCGCCGGGCGCGCCGGATCCAGCCGGCCCCCAGGACGGGCCTGCTGATCGTCCAGATCGACGGGCTCTCGGCGCCGCTGCTGAACTGGATGGTGATGTCGGGCAACCTGCCGCACCTCGGCGGCTGGATCCGCGACGGCAGCCACTCGATGCTCGGCTGGCACACCGGCGTCCCGGCGACGACTCCGGCCAGCCAGGCGGGCATCCTGCACGGCGGCTCCGGGCAGATCCCGGCCTTCCGGTGGTACGAGAAGGAGACCGGCCGGGTGATGGTGACCAACCGGTCCCGCGACGCCGCCGAGATCGAGGCCCGGATCTCCACCGGCCGCGGTCTGCTCGCCGATGGTGGCGTCAGCATCAGCAACAACTGGTCCGGCGACGCCCCGAACTCGGTGCTCGTCTTCAGCCGCGCGGCGCTGCCGACCACCCGCAGCCGCGGCTACGTCCGGTTCTTCTCCAGCCCGCAGGGCGCCGCCCGGGGCCTGGTGCTGTCGGTCGGGGAGATGGTCAAGGAGCTGCACCAGGCCCGCCGCCAGCGCCGCCGCCAACTCGTCCCGCGGGTCAACCGCGGCGGCTCGTACATCTTCCTGCGCGCGATCTCGAACGTGCTGCTGCGCGACCTCAACGTCTCGCTGATCACCGACGAGCTGGTCAAGGGCACGCCGGTGATCTACTGCGACTTCGTCGACTACGACGAGGTGGCCCACCACGCCGGCCCGACCCGCCCGGAGTCGCTGCAGACGCTGGAAGGGCTGGACCGGGTGCTCGGCGCGCTGCAGCGCATCATCGACCTGCTGCCGCACTCGTACGAGATCGTGGTGCTGTCGGACCACGGGCAGAGCCAGGGCTCCACCTTCCTGCAGCGGTACGGGCGCACGCTCACCCAGGTGGTCGACGAGCTGGTCGACACCACCAAGCACCCGGTCGAGGCGACCGCCCGGTCGGAGGGCTGGGGGCCGGTCAACGCGTTCCTGACCGAGCTGAGCCTGCGCCGCAGCGTCGCCGGCTCCGTCACCCGCAAGGCGCTGCACGGCAAGGCGTCCCGCGGCGAGGTCGAGCTCGGTCCGCGGGACTGCGAGCCGCCGGTCGCCCCCGACGAGCAGATGGTGGTCACCGCGTCGGGCAATCTCGCGCTGATCTACCTGGCCACCACGCCGGGCCGCGTCCCGCTGGAGGAGATCGAGCTGCTGCACCCGCGGCTGGTTCCCGGGCTCGCGACGCATCCGGGCATCGGCTTCCTGGTCGTCGACACGCTGGCCGAAGGCCCGGTCGCGATCGGCCGCGCCGGCGTGCACGTGCTGCGCTCCGGCCGGATCGAGGGTGTCGACCCGCTCGCGCCGTACGGGCCGTTGGCGGCGGCGTCGATGCTGCGGCAGGCCGAGATGCCGCACAACGGCGACGTGGTGGTGGTCAGCCGGCTGGACGAGTTCACCGACGAGGTGGCGGCCTTCGAGGAGCTAGTCGGCTGCCACGGCGGCATCGGCGGCTGGCAGACCGAGGCGGTGCTGGTGCACCCGCGCCGGTGGGTGGTCGAGCAGGCTCCCGTAGGCTCCGACGCGGTCCACGAGCTGCTGATCGGCTGGCTCGACCAGCTCGGTCAGCGCCGGCGCCCCGAGACCCCGACGGTCGACGAGCCGGCCGAGGCCGGCCGGGTGGACAGCCCCAAGGACGCGAGTGTGGAGGCCTGA
- a CDS encoding MBL fold metallo-hydrolase gives MRITWWGHATTTIEQNGTRLLTDPVLTARIAHLRRRRGPVPAPVAGECDAVLVSHLHADHLHLTSLPLVAPDAALVVPRGAAKLIRAELGTAYSDRCIEVAPGNQVRIGALEITAVTADHDGRRLPWSAYTAPALGYRVEGSPSVWFAGDTDLYDGLAAEAGPVDVALVPVGGWGPSLGLGHLDPVKAAEAVRRVGARYAVPVHFGTFWPIGCDWLKPDLFLPPGDRFKAAMAELDAAVEVKVLMPGQSTEVVRP, from the coding sequence GTGCGGATCACCTGGTGGGGGCATGCCACCACCACCATCGAGCAGAACGGCACGCGGTTGCTCACCGATCCGGTGCTGACGGCCCGGATCGCGCACCTGCGCAGGCGTCGCGGCCCCGTGCCGGCCCCGGTCGCGGGGGAGTGCGACGCGGTCCTGGTCTCACACCTGCATGCCGACCACCTGCACCTGACATCGCTGCCGCTGGTCGCGCCGGACGCGGCGCTCGTCGTACCGCGGGGCGCGGCGAAGCTGATCCGTGCCGAGCTCGGTACGGCGTACTCGGACCGGTGCATCGAGGTTGCTCCGGGCAACCAGGTGCGGATCGGCGCGCTCGAGATCACCGCGGTCACCGCGGACCACGACGGCCGCCGGCTGCCCTGGTCGGCGTACACCGCTCCGGCGCTGGGGTACCGGGTGGAAGGGTCGCCGAGCGTGTGGTTCGCCGGTGACACCGACCTGTACGACGGGCTGGCGGCCGAGGCGGGACCCGTGGACGTGGCGCTGGTTCCGGTCGGCGGCTGGGGGCCATCGCTCGGGCTCGGCCACCTGGACCCGGTCAAAGCGGCCGAGGCGGTTCGTCGCGTCGGCGCGCGGTACGCCGTACCGGTGCACTTCGGCACGTTCTGGCCGATCGGCTGCGACTGGCTGAAGCCGGACCTGTTCCTTCCGCCCGGGGACCGCTTCAAGGCCGCGATGGCCGAGCTGGACGCCGCGGTCGAGGTGAAAGTCCTGATGCCCGGGCAGTCGACGGAGGTGGTGCGGCCGTGA
- a CDS encoding DedA family protein, with amino-acid sequence MSGEPHFDIWYLVVLAGAVLLGAVLPVVPTGAAVSAGAVLASHGNPIGLVGVLIAGAGGAYLGDLIVYAGCRAGGERLAQRIGWLRDNTSLEALKVRLAEHEITVLLTSRLIPGGRVPVLLAAGLAGYPWHRFAVVDLTASSLWAAVYMAIGLLGYALFDEPWQGVLAAIVLVVLTTVISSLVQRHRRKKAVEDGFQPGTDTGPEPSPAD; translated from the coding sequence GTGAGCGGTGAGCCGCACTTCGACATCTGGTACCTGGTGGTGCTCGCCGGGGCGGTGCTGCTCGGCGCTGTGCTGCCCGTGGTGCCGACCGGCGCGGCAGTGTCGGCCGGGGCCGTGCTCGCCTCGCACGGCAACCCGATCGGCCTGGTCGGCGTCCTGATCGCCGGCGCCGGTGGCGCATACCTCGGCGACCTGATCGTGTACGCCGGGTGCCGCGCGGGCGGCGAACGACTGGCCCAGCGGATCGGCTGGCTACGGGACAACACGTCGCTCGAGGCGTTGAAGGTGCGGCTGGCCGAGCACGAGATCACCGTGCTGCTGACCTCGCGGCTGATCCCCGGCGGACGGGTCCCGGTGCTGCTGGCCGCCGGCCTCGCCGGGTATCCGTGGCACCGGTTCGCCGTGGTCGACCTGACCGCGTCGTCGCTGTGGGCGGCGGTCTACATGGCGATCGGACTGCTGGGCTACGCGCTGTTCGACGAGCCGTGGCAGGGCGTGCTGGCGGCGATCGTGCTGGTGGTGCTGACCACGGTGATCAGCAGCCTGGTCCAGCGGCACCGCCGGAAGAAGGCGGTCGAGGACGGGTTTCAGCCGGGAACCGATACCGGACCGGAGCCCTCGCCGGCAGACTGA
- a CDS encoding TIGR03085 family metal-binding protein yields MTDYSRVERVALCDLFDQLGPDRPTLCAGWTTHDLAVHLYVRESDPIAGPGIMIPALSDTTERRMAQAKSRYSFAEVVAKVRSGPPTVSIYSLPKIGRQLNTTEYFVHHEDVRRALPDFQVRALPAEQQEGLWKQVRLGAKSMTRKAPSGIVLRLPDGRESVAKKPTAAGSVTVTGEAAELVLFCFGRQAVAQVDLDGDPELSRRLLSARFGV; encoded by the coding sequence GTGACCGACTACAGCCGGGTGGAACGAGTGGCTCTGTGTGACCTCTTCGACCAGCTCGGCCCCGACCGGCCGACGCTGTGCGCGGGCTGGACGACGCACGACCTCGCCGTCCACCTGTACGTGCGGGAGTCGGACCCGATCGCCGGTCCCGGCATCATGATCCCGGCGCTGTCCGACACCACCGAGCGGCGGATGGCCCAGGCGAAGAGCCGCTACAGCTTCGCCGAGGTCGTCGCCAAGGTGCGCTCCGGGCCGCCGACGGTCTCGATCTACTCGCTGCCCAAGATCGGCCGTCAGCTGAACACCACCGAGTACTTCGTGCACCACGAGGACGTCCGCCGGGCGCTGCCCGACTTCCAGGTCCGGGCGCTGCCGGCCGAGCAGCAGGAAGGTCTGTGGAAGCAGGTCCGGCTCGGCGCGAAGTCGATGACGCGCAAAGCCCCCAGCGGCATCGTGCTCCGGCTGCCGGACGGCCGCGAGTCGGTCGCGAAGAAGCCGACGGCGGCCGGTTCGGTCACGGTGACCGGCGAGGCGGCCGAGCTGGTCCTGTTCTGCTTCGGTCGCCAGGCCGTCGCCCAGGTCGACCTGGACGGCGACCCGGAGCTCTCCCGCCGGCTGCTCAGCGCGCGATTCGGAGTCTGA
- a CDS encoding ABC transporter ATP-binding protein — MPLPRVPSKGSVTRRGFAVLRVAIHEEPWVFALSVLASMLYGAMTVADGWALGWATDHVIRPALERGDTTVGAIASLVSLFLGIAVLRAIGVVGRRIGAGVMQFRLQATYRRRVTRQYLKLPLEWHHRHPTGQLLSNANADVESTWYPIAPLPMAVGVIAMLAFAIAAMFAADFWLALVGCLVFPLVFVANVIFQRVLQPLATRAQELRADVSEVAHESFDGALVVKTLGREAAETERFTGPTNALRDANIAVNKARGAFDPVIEGLPRVGVLAVLLVGVGRVRSGAADAGDVVQVAFLFMLIGFPIRALGWVLGELPRSVVGWDRVQRVLTAEGGMEYGDRKLTSVQAARLDVRDVRFGYLPERDVLAGVDFSVEPGRTVAVVGPTGAGKSTLTTLLTRLVDPEEGSVRIDGIDLRELARDELAGSVALVPQTAFLFDDTIRGNITLGGDYADDDIWDALRIAQGDGFIRSLPDGLDSLVGERGTTLSGGQRQRIALARALVRRPRLLILDDATSAVDPQVEARILAGLRNAVQGGRADTTVLVIAYRKATISLADEVLFLDDGRITEHGTHLELQEKSAAYRELVDAYEKDAARREEEAELAAEANDLDTEGASA; from the coding sequence GTGCCGTTGCCGAGAGTCCCCAGCAAGGGGAGCGTGACCCGGCGCGGGTTCGCGGTCCTGCGCGTCGCGATCCACGAGGAGCCCTGGGTCTTCGCGCTGTCGGTGCTCGCCAGCATGCTGTACGGCGCGATGACGGTGGCCGACGGCTGGGCGCTCGGCTGGGCCACCGACCACGTGATCCGGCCCGCGCTGGAGCGCGGCGACACCACCGTCGGCGCGATCGCGTCGCTGGTGTCGCTGTTCCTCGGCATCGCCGTGCTGCGCGCGATCGGCGTGGTCGGCCGCCGGATCGGGGCCGGCGTGATGCAGTTCCGGCTGCAGGCGACGTACCGGCGCCGGGTCACCCGGCAGTACCTGAAGCTGCCGCTGGAGTGGCACCACCGGCACCCGACCGGCCAGCTGCTGTCCAACGCGAACGCCGACGTCGAGTCGACCTGGTACCCGATCGCCCCGCTGCCGATGGCGGTCGGTGTGATCGCGATGCTGGCCTTCGCCATCGCGGCGATGTTCGCCGCCGACTTCTGGCTGGCGCTGGTCGGCTGCCTGGTCTTCCCGCTGGTCTTCGTCGCGAACGTGATCTTCCAGCGGGTCCTGCAGCCGCTGGCCACCCGCGCCCAGGAGTTGCGCGCCGACGTGTCCGAGGTCGCGCACGAGTCGTTCGACGGCGCGCTGGTGGTGAAGACGCTGGGCCGGGAGGCGGCCGAGACCGAGCGTTTCACCGGCCCGACGAACGCGCTGCGCGACGCCAACATCGCGGTCAACAAGGCCCGCGGCGCGTTCGACCCGGTGATCGAGGGCCTGCCCCGGGTCGGTGTCCTGGCGGTGCTGCTGGTCGGCGTCGGCCGGGTCCGCTCCGGCGCCGCGGACGCCGGCGACGTGGTCCAGGTGGCGTTCCTGTTCATGCTGATCGGCTTCCCGATCCGGGCGCTCGGCTGGGTGCTCGGTGAGCTGCCGCGCTCGGTCGTCGGCTGGGACCGGGTCCAGCGGGTGCTCACCGCCGAGGGCGGCATGGAGTACGGCGACCGGAAACTGACGTCGGTGCAGGCGGCCCGGCTCGACGTCCGCGACGTGCGCTTCGGCTACCTGCCGGAGCGCGACGTGCTCGCCGGTGTCGACTTCAGCGTCGAGCCCGGCCGTACGGTCGCCGTGGTCGGTCCGACCGGCGCCGGCAAGTCGACGCTGACCACACTGCTCACCCGGCTGGTCGACCCCGAGGAGGGCTCGGTCCGGATCGACGGCATCGACCTGCGCGAGCTGGCCCGCGACGAGCTCGCCGGCTCGGTCGCGCTGGTCCCGCAGACCGCGTTCCTGTTCGACGACACGATCCGCGGCAACATCACACTCGGCGGCGACTACGCCGACGACGACATCTGGGACGCGCTGCGGATCGCGCAGGGCGACGGCTTCATCCGCTCGCTGCCCGACGGCCTCGACAGCTTGGTCGGCGAACGCGGTACGACGTTGTCCGGCGGCCAGCGGCAGCGGATCGCGCTGGCCCGGGCACTGGTCCGCCGGCCGCGGCTGCTGATCCTCGACGACGCCACCAGCGCGGTCGACCCGCAGGTCGAGGCGCGGATCCTGGCCGGCCTGCGCAACGCCGTCCAGGGTGGCCGCGCGGACACCACCGTGCTGGTGATCGCCTACCGGAAGGCGACGATCTCGCTCGCCGACGAGGTGCTGTTCCTGGACGACGGCCGGATCACCGAGCACGGCACGCACCTGGAGTTGCAGGAGAAGTCCGCGGCGTACCGGGAGCTGGTGGACGCCTACGAGAAGGACGCCGCCCGGCGTGAGGAAGAGGCCGAGCTCGCGGCCGAAGCGAACGATCTGGACACCGAAGGAGCAAGCGCGTGA
- a CDS encoding ABC transporter ATP-binding protein, with product MSAAEATRVDHGDNAGGMATLRQGIRVSPELARGWWVTGLLALTMTAGRIVVPIAVQQTIDRGLSGPGGPDMSFVAWMCVVCAGGILLTGVASYLTTVRLAVNSESGLATMRIKAFRHVHDLPVLTQSTERRGALVSRVTSDVDTVSQFLQFGGFIFLVSLGQMLLATVVMFVYSWQLALVVLICFIPLFASLKSLQRLMSAAYGVVRSKVGEMLSAIAEPVVGAQVVRAYAIERRTQQRIDASIEDYRRTATRAQAITGITFSIGGLAAGLANAGVLTAGVLLGVDGDATLGEILAFMFLVALFSDPVQIATQVLTDAQSAFAGWRRVLGVIATPADVVDPGDNGVVQQRGPITVEFRDVNFAYPEGELVLRDVDVRLEPHRRVAVVGETGSGKTTFAKLLTRLMDPTSGAVLLDGADARTISFSSLRERVVMVPQDGYLFDSTLAENVRFGRPDVTDEQLLDAFESLGLTDWLESLPDGLNSPVGQRGESLSAGERQLVALVRANIADPDLLVLDEATSAVDPGTEVRVNAALERLMAGRTSVTIAHRLSTAEAADEVLVFDQGRVVERGAHAELVALGGVYTRLHASWIAQRSAG from the coding sequence GTGAGTGCCGCCGAGGCCACCAGGGTCGACCACGGGGACAACGCCGGTGGGATGGCGACGCTGCGTCAGGGCATCCGGGTCTCACCGGAGCTGGCCCGCGGCTGGTGGGTCACCGGCCTGCTGGCGCTGACCATGACCGCCGGGCGGATCGTCGTTCCGATCGCGGTCCAGCAGACCATCGACAGGGGCCTGTCGGGTCCCGGCGGCCCGGACATGTCGTTCGTGGCCTGGATGTGCGTGGTCTGCGCCGGCGGCATCCTGCTCACCGGCGTCGCGTCGTACCTGACCACGGTGCGGCTCGCGGTGAACTCCGAGAGCGGCCTGGCCACGATGCGGATCAAGGCCTTCCGGCACGTGCACGACCTGCCGGTGCTGACCCAAAGCACGGAGCGTCGCGGCGCGCTGGTCAGCCGGGTGACCTCCGACGTCGACACGGTGTCGCAGTTCCTGCAGTTCGGTGGCTTCATCTTCCTGGTCAGCCTCGGGCAGATGCTGCTCGCGACCGTGGTGATGTTCGTGTACTCCTGGCAGCTCGCGCTGGTCGTGCTGATCTGCTTCATCCCGCTGTTCGCCAGTCTCAAGTCGCTGCAGCGGCTGATGTCCGCGGCGTACGGCGTGGTCCGGTCCAAGGTGGGCGAGATGCTGTCGGCGATCGCCGAGCCGGTCGTCGGCGCGCAGGTGGTGCGCGCGTACGCGATCGAGCGGCGGACCCAGCAGCGCATCGACGCCTCGATCGAGGACTACCGGCGGACCGCGACCCGGGCGCAGGCGATCACCGGTATCACCTTCTCCATCGGTGGTCTGGCCGCCGGCCTGGCGAACGCGGGCGTGCTGACCGCCGGCGTGCTGCTCGGCGTCGACGGCGACGCGACGCTCGGCGAGATCCTCGCCTTCATGTTCCTGGTCGCGCTGTTCTCCGACCCGGTCCAGATCGCGACCCAGGTGCTGACCGACGCGCAGAGCGCCTTCGCCGGCTGGCGCCGGGTGCTCGGCGTGATCGCCACCCCGGCCGACGTGGTCGACCCGGGCGACAACGGGGTGGTCCAGCAGCGCGGCCCGATCACGGTCGAGTTCCGGGACGTGAACTTCGCCTATCCCGAGGGCGAGCTCGTACTGCGCGACGTCGACGTCCGGCTGGAGCCGCACCGGCGGGTCGCGGTGGTCGGCGAGACCGGCTCCGGCAAGACGACGTTCGCAAAACTGCTGACCCGGTTGATGGATCCGACCTCCGGCGCCGTACTGCTGGACGGGGCCGACGCGCGGACGATCTCGTTCAGCTCGTTGCGCGAGCGGGTCGTGATGGTGCCGCAGGACGGGTACCTGTTCGACTCCACGCTCGCGGAGAACGTGCGGTTCGGCCGGCCCGACGTCACCGACGAGCAGTTGCTGGACGCGTTCGAGTCGCTCGGGCTGACCGACTGGCTGGAGTCGTTGCCGGACGGGCTGAACTCCCCGGTGGGGCAGCGAGGCGAGTCTCTGTCGGCCGGTGAGCGGCAGCTGGTCGCGCTGGTCCGCGCGAACATCGCCGACCCGGACCTGCTGGTGCTGGACGAGGCGACCTCCGCGGTCGACCCCGGCACCGAGGTGCGGGTCAACGCGGCCCTCGAGCGGTTGATGGCCGGTCGTACGTCGGTGACGATCGCGCACCGGCTGTCCACGGCCGAAGCCGCGGACGAGGTGCTCGTCTTCGACCAGGGCCGGGTCGTCGAGCGCGGTGCGCACGCCGAGCTGGTCGCCCTGGGCGGCGTCTACACCCGCCTGCACGCCAGCTGGATCGCCCAACGCTCCGCCGGCTGA
- a CDS encoding (Fe-S)-cluster assembly protein, translated as MLTLTENATLVIKTITGVDGAPEGAGVRISQENPTDPSLAVTTTEAPKPGDQVLEESGARVFLEGNAANTLDDKILDAAVDEQGGVEFLLVPQAGAGPA; from the coding sequence GTGCTGACCTTGACGGAGAACGCCACCCTGGTCATCAAGACCATCACGGGCGTCGACGGGGCCCCCGAGGGCGCCGGCGTGCGGATCTCCCAGGAGAACCCGACCGACCCCTCCCTGGCGGTGACGACGACCGAGGCGCCGAAGCCGGGTGACCAGGTGCTGGAGGAGAGCGGTGCGCGGGTGTTCCTGGAAGGGAACGCGGCGAACACGCTGGACGACAAGATCCTGGACGCGGCGGTCGACGAGCAGGGCGGGGTCGAGTTCCTGCTGGTGCCGCAGGCGGGCGCCGGACCGGCCTGA